A single region of the Aeromicrobium chenweiae genome encodes:
- a CDS encoding thiamine pyrophosphate-dependent enzyme: MSSAVNEHVQDLASLRQGQPMFQLIGPDGTLTDAGASIGVSVELAQELHRDMVLARRLDQEALALQRQGELSLWLMSWGQEAAQVGSVRALRPTDMVFPSYREHAAALCRGISPADLMRQWKGAAHSGWNPAESRFHIYSLVLGTQTLHATGYAAGAAMEGSDEVVATYFGDGAASQGDVNEALNWAAAGSLPVLFFCQNNQWAISTPTATQMRTPLHVRAAGFGLDAFHVDGNDVMAVHAITSLAAERIRDGGGPALVEAQTYRFGGHSSSDDPQRYRSADDVAAWQLRDPLVRSEAFLRSSGVDEAYFTDLAEEAGDFAASVRTACRSITGAALESVFDAVYAEPHPGMTAERAAHLAHAASYGSEN, translated from the coding sequence ATGTCATCTGCAGTCAACGAGCACGTCCAGGACCTCGCGTCGCTGCGTCAGGGACAGCCGATGTTCCAGCTGATCGGCCCGGACGGAACGCTGACCGACGCCGGCGCGTCGATCGGCGTCTCGGTCGAGCTCGCGCAGGAGCTGCACCGCGACATGGTGCTGGCGCGGCGTCTGGACCAGGAGGCGCTGGCCCTGCAGCGGCAGGGAGAGCTGAGCCTGTGGCTGATGAGCTGGGGGCAGGAGGCCGCCCAGGTCGGATCCGTCCGTGCGCTCCGGCCCACCGACATGGTCTTCCCGAGCTATCGCGAGCACGCCGCGGCCCTGTGCCGGGGCATCTCGCCCGCGGACCTGATGCGCCAGTGGAAGGGCGCCGCGCACTCCGGATGGAACCCGGCCGAGTCGCGGTTCCACATCTACTCCCTGGTGCTGGGCACGCAGACGCTGCACGCGACGGGCTACGCCGCCGGTGCCGCCATGGAGGGCAGCGACGAGGTCGTCGCGACCTACTTCGGTGACGGTGCCGCGAGCCAGGGCGACGTCAACGAGGCGTTGAACTGGGCCGCGGCCGGCTCGCTGCCCGTGCTGTTCTTCTGCCAGAACAACCAGTGGGCCATCTCCACCCCGACCGCGACGCAGATGCGGACACCGCTGCACGTGCGCGCCGCCGGCTTCGGCCTGGACGCGTTCCACGTGGACGGCAACGACGTGATGGCCGTGCACGCCATCACCTCCCTGGCCGCCGAGCGCATCCGGGACGGTGGCGGGCCGGCGCTGGTCGAGGCGCAGACGTACCGGTTCGGCGGCCACAGCAGCTCCGACGATCCCCAGCGCTACCGCTCCGCGGACGACGTCGCCGCGTGGCAGCTGCGCGATCCCCTGGTCCGCAGCGAGGCGTTCCTCCGTTCCTCGGGGGTCGACGAGGCCTACTTCACGGATCTGGCCGAGGAGGCCGGCGACTTCGCGGCGTCCGTGCGCACCGCGTGCCGCTCGATCACCGGCGCCGCCCTGGAATCGGTGTTCGATGCGGTCTACGCCGAGCCGCACCCCGGAATGACCGCGGAACGGGCGGCGCACCTGGCGCACGCGGCCTCCTACGGATCGGAGAACTGA
- a CDS encoding Glu/Leu/Phe/Val family dehydrogenase: MSVDVLTHDVSPDRVFDRTDELADAGHEQVVFCRDVETGLRAIISIHDTTLGPALGGTRFFPYRSEAEALTDGLRLAQGMTFKAAAAGMPLGGGKAVIIGDPRTLKTPELLRAYGRFIDTLGGRYISAADVGTTSDDLDVIGQSTRHIVGRTTAAGGSGDSGFSTAYGVFCAMQAAARLTWGADGLTGRTVGVEGAGKVGVHLIGLLAEQGASVVVSDPYGPALDRVRDLYDDVRTADSVIDLPVDVYAPCALGATLTPATVAALSAQVVCGAANNQLLTTEVGEALRHRGITWVPDFVANAGGLIQVGSELQDKTEEQVLAGVERIGTTVSEILTTATDHDVSTSAAALAVVRSRLDAARTGR, translated from the coding sequence ATGTCCGTCGACGTTCTCACCCACGATGTCTCACCCGACAGGGTCTTCGACCGGACCGATGAGCTGGCCGACGCCGGCCACGAGCAGGTCGTGTTCTGCCGCGACGTGGAGACCGGCCTCCGGGCCATCATCAGCATCCACGACACGACGCTCGGTCCCGCCCTCGGCGGCACGCGCTTCTTCCCCTACCGGTCAGAGGCCGAGGCCCTGACCGACGGGCTGCGCCTGGCCCAGGGCATGACGTTCAAGGCCGCCGCCGCGGGGATGCCCCTCGGTGGTGGCAAGGCGGTCATCATCGGCGATCCCCGCACGCTCAAGACGCCCGAGCTGCTGAGGGCCTACGGGCGGTTCATCGACACCCTCGGAGGGCGCTACATCAGCGCAGCCGACGTCGGCACGACCTCGGACGACCTCGACGTCATCGGCCAGAGCACCCGCCACATCGTCGGCCGCACCACCGCCGCGGGAGGCTCGGGGGACAGCGGGTTCTCCACGGCGTACGGCGTGTTCTGCGCTATGCAGGCCGCCGCCCGGCTCACCTGGGGCGCGGACGGTCTGACCGGACGGACGGTCGGCGTCGAGGGGGCGGGCAAGGTCGGGGTGCACCTGATCGGCCTGCTCGCCGAGCAGGGTGCGTCCGTCGTGGTGTCGGACCCGTACGGCCCCGCGCTGGACCGTGTCCGAGACCTCTACGACGACGTCAGGACGGCCGACTCGGTCATCGACCTGCCCGTGGACGTGTACGCGCCCTGCGCCCTCGGTGCGACGCTCACGCCCGCGACGGTCGCGGCCCTCTCGGCCCAGGTCGTGTGCGGGGCGGCCAACAACCAGCTGCTCACCACCGAGGTGGGCGAGGCGCTCCGCCACCGGGGCATCACCTGGGTGCCCGACTTCGTCGCGAACGCGGGCGGCCTGATCCAGGTCGGCAGCGAGCTGCAGGACAAGACCGAGGAGCAGGTCCTCGCGGGTGTCGAGCGGATCGGGACGACGGTCTCGGAGATCCTCACGACGGCGACCGACCACGACGTGTCGACGAGCGCCGCGGCCCTCGCGGTCGTGCGCTCCCGCCTCGACGCGGCCCGCACCGGCCGCTAG
- a CDS encoding ferredoxin reductase, which yields MTSAPIERTSVLRRIRQAGKALTTPLSPDDYLALVNPLWSQRELRGRVEKVVPETENAATLVIRPGWGWRFDHSPGQYIGIGVEIDGRFHWRSYSLSSAPLVEGKTVSITVKAMPEGFLSDHLVNGLEPGTIVRLASPQGDFVVPDPPPDRMLFLVGGSGITPVMSILRTLDRRGTLDDVVLIYSARFEEDMMFLQELRELSGRHEGFTFHERFTDVDGILAPEQLDDVCHDWMDRETWACGPAPMLDAFTDHFQRLGREDHLHVERFTLATAGTEGAGGSVTFGDGGPTVEVDGATTLLEAGEEAGVNMLFGCRMGICHTCDVPLAAGRVRDLRSGDEHGEPNEYIQTCISVAVGDCTLAL from the coding sequence ATGACCTCAGCGCCCATCGAGCGGACGTCAGTGCTGCGACGGATCCGGCAGGCCGGCAAGGCCCTGACCACGCCGCTGTCCCCCGACGACTACCTCGCCCTGGTCAATCCGCTGTGGTCCCAGCGCGAGCTGCGCGGCCGGGTGGAGAAGGTCGTGCCGGAGACGGAGAACGCCGCGACCCTCGTCATCCGGCCCGGTTGGGGCTGGCGCTTCGACCACTCGCCGGGCCAGTACATCGGCATCGGCGTCGAGATCGACGGCCGCTTCCACTGGCGGTCGTACTCGCTCTCCTCCGCTCCCCTGGTCGAGGGCAAGACCGTCAGCATCACCGTGAAGGCGATGCCGGAGGGATTCTTGTCCGACCACCTCGTCAACGGCCTCGAGCCGGGGACCATCGTGCGACTGGCCTCCCCACAGGGTGACTTCGTCGTGCCGGACCCGCCGCCGGACAGGATGCTCTTCCTCGTCGGCGGCAGCGGCATCACGCCCGTCATGTCCATCCTGCGCACCCTGGACCGGCGCGGGACCCTCGACGACGTCGTGCTGATCTACTCGGCACGCTTCGAGGAGGACATGATGTTCCTGCAGGAGCTGCGGGAGCTGTCCGGGCGGCACGAGGGCTTCACGTTCCACGAGCGCTTCACCGACGTGGACGGCATCCTCGCCCCCGAGCAGCTCGACGACGTCTGCCACGACTGGATGGACCGCGAGACCTGGGCGTGCGGTCCCGCGCCGATGCTCGACGCGTTCACCGACCACTTCCAGCGCCTGGGTCGCGAGGATCACCTGCACGTCGAGCGCTTCACCCTCGCCACCGCAGGCACCGAGGGCGCCGGCGGCAGCGTGACGTTCGGCGACGGCGGTCCCACGGTCGAGGTCGACGGCGCCACGACGTTGCTCGAGGCCGGCGAGGAGGCCGGCGTCAACATGCTGTTCGGCTGCCGCATGGGCATCTGCCACACCTGCGACGTGCCGCTGGCCGCCGGCCGGGTGCGCGACCTGCGCAGCGGCGACGAGCACGGCGAGCCCAACGAGTACATCCAGACCTGCATCTCGGTCGCCGTCGGCGACTGCACGCTCGCTCTCTAG
- a CDS encoding fatty acid desaturase family protein, giving the protein MAFADVREYTHLTDEEVEAIGRELDEIRAQVEAERGQADRDHVTRVITLQRRLAAAGRITLFASMFPPAWLLGTVMLGSAKILENMEIGHNTMHGQWDWMNDPEIHSSNWEWDTTQPAEQWKHSHNYIHHQFTNVLGHDNDIGYGILRMSRDQKWTPYNLGQPVYNALLALFFEWGVALHDLDIEAIRKGKKDPKLLKKQLKQIGDKVGKQAFKDYVMYPALSGPSFFHTLSANFTANIMRNVWSYMIIFCGHFPDGAVHFSEEELEDETRAEWYLRQMLGSANFEGGKLLHLMSGQLGYQIEHHLFPDLPSNRYADIAVKVKDICRRYDIPYTTGPLHKQYGQTLRTIMKLSLPNRRTTDNPAPVAPRKRRRLDDSERPTRRSELGKWSAAASA; this is encoded by the coding sequence ATGGCATTCGCCGATGTCCGTGAGTACACCCATTTGACCGACGAGGAGGTCGAGGCCATCGGCCGCGAGCTCGACGAGATCCGCGCGCAGGTCGAGGCCGAGCGCGGCCAGGCCGACCGTGACCACGTCACCCGCGTCATCACCCTGCAGCGCCGCCTCGCCGCCGCCGGACGCATCACGCTGTTCGCCAGCATGTTCCCGCCCGCGTGGCTGCTCGGCACCGTGATGCTCGGCTCGGCCAAGATCCTCGAGAACATGGAGATCGGCCACAACACGATGCACGGCCAGTGGGACTGGATGAACGACCCGGAGATCCACTCCAGCAACTGGGAGTGGGACACGACCCAGCCGGCCGAGCAGTGGAAGCACTCGCACAACTACATCCACCACCAGTTCACCAACGTCCTCGGCCACGACAACGACATCGGCTACGGCATCCTGCGGATGTCGCGCGACCAGAAGTGGACGCCGTACAACCTCGGGCAGCCGGTCTACAACGCGCTGCTGGCGCTGTTCTTCGAGTGGGGCGTCGCGCTGCACGACCTCGACATCGAGGCGATCCGCAAGGGCAAGAAGGATCCCAAGCTGCTGAAGAAGCAGCTCAAGCAGATCGGCGACAAGGTCGGCAAGCAGGCGTTCAAGGACTACGTCATGTACCCCGCGCTGAGCGGTCCGTCGTTCTTCCACACATTGTCGGCCAACTTCACCGCCAACATCATGCGCAACGTGTGGTCGTACATGATCATCTTCTGCGGCCACTTCCCCGACGGGGCGGTGCACTTCTCCGAGGAGGAGCTCGAGGACGAGACGCGCGCCGAGTGGTACCTGCGCCAGATGCTGGGGTCGGCGAACTTCGAGGGCGGCAAGCTCCTGCACCTCATGAGCGGCCAGCTCGGCTACCAGATCGAGCACCACCTCTTCCCCGACCTGCCGAGCAACCGGTACGCGGACATCGCGGTCAAGGTCAAGGACATCTGCCGGCGGTACGACATCCCGTACACGACCGGACCGCTGCACAAGCAGTACGGCCAGACGCTGCGCACGATCATGAAGCTGTCGCTGCCGAACCGGCGTACGACCGACAACCCGGCACCGGTGGCCCCGCGCAAGCGTCGCCGCCTCGACGACTCCGAGCGCCCGACCCGGCGCTCCGAGCTCGGCAAGTGGTCGGCCGCGGCGTCGGCGTGA
- a CDS encoding aldo/keto reductase: MTSPLSAAPSGTFQLGGDLPVVRLGYGTMQLPGKGVWGEPTDRDGAIAVLRRAVELGVTFFDTADSYGPEVAEDLLREALHPYAEDVVIATKAGLTRQGPDKWHPVGRPAYLRQQAELSLRRLRLDTIDLFQLHRIDSEVPLEDQIGELKALQDEGKIRHIGLSEVDVDQLKQAQEIATIVSVQNLFNLSNRSAEALLDYSEEQGIAFIPWFPLATGGLVKDGGPLEEIAKEQGATPSQLALAWLLRRSPVMLPIPGTSSIDHLEDNVGAAAIELTDEQFDALSNAV, translated from the coding sequence ATGACCTCACCTCTCTCAGCCGCCCCGTCCGGTACGTTCCAGCTCGGTGGCGACCTGCCCGTCGTACGCCTGGGCTACGGCACGATGCAGCTGCCGGGCAAGGGCGTTTGGGGTGAGCCCACCGACCGCGACGGTGCGATCGCCGTCCTGCGTCGCGCCGTCGAGCTGGGCGTCACGTTCTTCGACACCGCCGACTCGTACGGCCCCGAGGTCGCCGAGGACCTGCTCCGCGAGGCGCTGCACCCGTACGCCGAGGACGTGGTCATCGCGACCAAGGCCGGGCTGACCCGCCAGGGCCCCGACAAATGGCACCCCGTCGGCCGTCCGGCGTACCTGCGCCAGCAGGCCGAGCTGAGCCTGCGCCGGCTGCGCCTGGACACCATCGACCTGTTCCAGCTGCACCGCATCGACTCCGAGGTGCCGCTGGAGGACCAGATCGGCGAGCTCAAGGCGCTGCAGGACGAGGGCAAGATCCGGCACATCGGCCTCAGCGAGGTCGACGTCGACCAGCTCAAGCAGGCCCAGGAGATCGCGACGATCGTCTCGGTGCAGAACCTGTTCAACCTCTCGAACCGCTCCGCCGAGGCGCTGCTGGACTACTCCGAGGAGCAGGGCATCGCCTTCATCCCGTGGTTCCCGCTCGCGACCGGCGGCCTCGTCAAGGACGGCGGCCCGCTCGAGGAGATCGCGAAGGAGCAGGGCGCGACCCCCTCGCAGCTCGCCCTCGCGTGGCTGCTCCGGCGTTCGCCCGTCATGCTGCCGATCCCGGGGACGTCGAGCATCGACCACCTCGAGGACAACGTCGGCGCGGCGGCCATCGAGCTGACCGACGAGCAGTTCGACGCCCTCTCGAACGCTGTGTGA
- a CDS encoding alpha-ketoacid dehydrogenase subunit beta, translating into MATMTLGGAINAGLRAAMEADDRVVVMGEDVGVLGGVFRVTDGLHKDFGPARVVDTPLAESGIVGTAIGLALRGYRPVCEIQFDGFVYPAFDQIVSQLAKMRARSGGLLSLPVVIRIPVGGGIGAVEHHSESNEAYFAHTAGLRVVSCSNPDDAFHMIQQAIASDDPVIFYEPKRRYWDKAEVSEHPAHDLHAAAVLRPGTDCTLVAHGPTVTTALAAAAAAEEDGFSVGVVDLRSISPLDLVTLRREASASGRVVVVHEASTFAGIGAEIAAAITESCFYDLQAPVLRVGAYNVPYPPASVEDDFLPDVDRLLEAVDQSLHF; encoded by the coding sequence ATGGCGACCATGACGCTCGGCGGGGCGATCAACGCGGGCCTGCGCGCGGCGATGGAGGCGGACGACCGGGTCGTCGTCATGGGCGAGGACGTCGGCGTCCTCGGCGGCGTCTTCCGCGTGACCGACGGGCTCCACAAGGACTTCGGCCCGGCCCGGGTCGTGGACACCCCGCTGGCCGAGTCGGGCATCGTGGGCACTGCGATCGGGCTCGCCCTCCGCGGCTACCGGCCGGTCTGCGAGATCCAGTTCGACGGCTTCGTCTACCCCGCGTTCGACCAGATCGTGAGCCAGCTCGCGAAGATGCGGGCACGCTCGGGCGGCCTGCTGTCGTTGCCGGTCGTCATCCGCATCCCCGTCGGAGGTGGCATCGGCGCGGTCGAGCACCACAGCGAGTCGAACGAGGCGTACTTCGCGCACACCGCGGGCCTTCGGGTGGTGTCGTGCTCGAACCCCGACGACGCCTTCCACATGATCCAGCAGGCCATCGCGTCGGACGACCCGGTCATCTTCTACGAGCCGAAGCGCCGCTACTGGGACAAGGCCGAGGTGTCGGAGCACCCCGCCCACGACCTCCACGCCGCGGCCGTGCTCCGCCCCGGGACGGACTGCACGCTCGTCGCCCACGGCCCGACCGTCACCACAGCACTCGCTGCTGCCGCGGCCGCTGAGGAGGACGGCTTCTCGGTCGGTGTGGTCGACCTGCGGTCGATCTCCCCGCTCGACCTGGTCACGCTGCGCCGGGAGGCGTCCGCGTCGGGCCGGGTCGTCGTGGTCCACGAGGCGTCAACCTTCGCCGGCATCGGCGCCGAGATCGCGGCGGCCATCACCGAGTCGTGCTTCTACGACCTGCAGGCGCCCGTCCTGCGGGTGGGCGCCTACAACGTGCCGTACCCGCCGGCATCCGTCGAGGACGACTTCCTGCCCGACGTCGACCGTCTCCTCGAGGCCGTCGACCAGAGCCTCCACTTCTAG
- a CDS encoding lipoate--protein ligase family protein yields the protein MHGEYKVSGGKLVVVDLEVDDGVIRDVVLSGDFFLEPDEALGRMSDALEGLSAEASLGALVAAIDQARGDAVMVGFDPPAVAHAVLRALGRSTAWHDHHFELLHAGPQHPPAQMAIDEIVARQVGEGLRPPTLRVWEWASNAVIIGSFQSLSNEVDLEAAERHGATVVRRISGGGAMFVEPGNTITYSLYVPATLVEGLSFAESYAFLDAWVIRALRELGVDATYVPLNDIASPQGKIGGAAQKRLASGVVLHHVTMSYDMDAAKMLDILRIGREKLSDKGTVSAAKRVDPIRSQTGLSREDVVEAMLEHFRQSYGLTEVEIDAATLEEAAALAESKYLDPAWTARVP from the coding sequence ATGCACGGCGAGTACAAGGTCTCCGGCGGCAAGCTGGTCGTGGTCGACCTGGAGGTCGACGACGGAGTCATCCGCGACGTCGTCCTGAGCGGTGACTTCTTCCTGGAGCCCGACGAGGCGCTGGGCCGGATGTCTGACGCCCTCGAAGGGCTCTCGGCGGAGGCGAGCCTCGGCGCGCTCGTCGCGGCGATCGACCAGGCGCGCGGCGACGCGGTCATGGTCGGCTTCGACCCGCCGGCGGTCGCGCACGCCGTGCTGCGCGCTCTCGGGCGCAGCACGGCGTGGCACGACCACCACTTCGAGCTCCTGCACGCGGGTCCCCAGCACCCGCCGGCGCAGATGGCGATCGACGAGATCGTGGCCCGGCAGGTCGGCGAGGGGCTGCGTCCACCCACGCTGCGCGTGTGGGAGTGGGCGTCCAACGCTGTCATCATCGGCTCGTTCCAGTCGCTCTCGAACGAGGTCGACCTCGAGGCGGCCGAGCGCCACGGGGCCACCGTGGTGCGGCGGATCTCCGGCGGCGGGGCGATGTTCGTCGAGCCCGGCAACACCATCACGTACTCGCTGTACGTGCCGGCGACGCTGGTCGAGGGCCTGTCGTTCGCCGAGTCGTACGCCTTCCTGGACGCGTGGGTCATCCGTGCCCTGCGCGAGCTCGGCGTCGATGCCACGTACGTCCCCCTCAACGACATCGCCTCGCCGCAGGGCAAGATCGGCGGCGCGGCCCAGAAGCGGCTCGCGAGCGGTGTCGTGCTGCACCACGTGACGATGTCGTACGACATGGACGCGGCCAAGATGCTCGATATCCTCCGCATCGGCCGCGAGAAGCTCAGCGACAAGGGCACCGTGAGCGCCGCCAAGCGCGTCGACCCGATCCGGAGCCAGACCGGGCTCAGCCGCGAGGACGTCGTCGAGGCGATGCTCGAGCACTTCCGCCAGAGCTACGGCCTGACCGAGGTCGAGATCGACGCCGCGACGCTCGAGGAGGCCGCGGCGCTCGCCGAGAGCAAGTACCTCGATCCCGCCTGGACCGCCCGCGTCCCCTGA
- a CDS encoding alpha/beta fold hydrolase — MKTSRKARNVTIAAVAAVAAVGIVGVNSAQAEPKHPAPSAKPTIVLEHGAWADASSWNGVVKRLSHDGYDVVAAPNPLRGLPQDVASLRGLLSTIKGPVILAGHSYGGDVITEAATGNKNVKGLVYIAGFAPDAGESISSLLEKPLTHPTPPLPVVPVAITNPDGTQSTEIYLDRKGFRAAFAGDVPKGTADLMAATQRATDASALTGKISTPAWRSIPSWYLVGTQDQAIAPELQRFMAKRMHATTVEIKASHASLVSHPSAVTDLIERAARTVR, encoded by the coding sequence ATGAAGACATCTCGCAAGGCCCGGAACGTCACCATCGCCGCTGTCGCCGCCGTGGCCGCCGTCGGCATCGTCGGCGTCAACTCGGCGCAGGCCGAGCCGAAGCACCCCGCCCCGTCCGCGAAGCCGACCATCGTGCTCGAGCACGGCGCGTGGGCCGACGCCTCGTCCTGGAACGGCGTGGTCAAGCGCCTGTCGCACGACGGGTACGACGTCGTGGCCGCCCCGAACCCGCTGCGCGGCCTGCCGCAGGACGTGGCCAGCCTCCGCGGCCTCCTCAGCACCATCAAGGGCCCTGTCATCCTGGCCGGACACTCCTACGGCGGCGACGTCATCACCGAGGCGGCGACCGGCAACAAGAACGTGAAGGGCCTCGTCTACATCGCCGGGTTCGCGCCCGACGCCGGCGAGAGCATCAGCTCGCTCCTGGAGAAGCCGCTGACGCACCCGACGCCTCCCCTGCCCGTGGTCCCCGTGGCGATCACGAACCCGGACGGAACGCAGTCGACCGAGATCTACCTGGACCGCAAGGGCTTCCGGGCGGCGTTCGCGGGCGATGTCCCGAAGGGCACCGCGGACCTGATGGCGGCGACGCAGCGCGCCACCGACGCGTCCGCACTGACCGGCAAGATCTCCACACCGGCGTGGAGGAGCATCCCGTCGTGGTACCTCGTGGGAACCCAGGACCAGGCCATCGCGCCCGAGCTCCAGCGGTTCATGGCCAAGCGGATGCACGCCACGACCGTCGAGATCAAGGCGTCCCACGCCTCGCTCGTCAGCCACCCGTCAGCCGTGACGGACCTGATCGAGCGCGCCGCGCGCACGGTTCGCTGA
- a CDS encoding dihydrolipoamide acetyltransferase family protein: MFEFALPDVGEGLTEAEIVTWHVVVGESVEINDTLVEIETAKSIVELPSPAAGTIVAVHVDTGTTVDVGTVLISIEDGVSAPVAPPPPTAEREEEPLVLVGKAPTDAAPRRRRLRAREDGAPAVATAVVPPPERTSAGRGRTKPPVRLLAKQLGVDLSTVTPSSGDLITRGDVEAAATGGQPVAQVPATGRETRVPIKGVRKATAAAMTRSAFTAPHVTEWLTVDVTRTMDMVRRLKADRAWNGVRLTPLVFVARAFLLAIRRFPDINARWDEDAQEIVLQHYVNLGIAAATPRGLMVPNIKDSHTLDLAGLAHALDDLVQTARAGRTSPEQMSHGTVTITNIGALGVDAGTPILNPGESAILAFGAVREMPWVVDGEVVVRQVTQLAMSFDHRLVDGELGSNVLAEVGRLLSDPGETFLYV; encoded by the coding sequence ATGTTCGAGTTCGCCCTGCCCGACGTCGGCGAAGGCCTGACCGAGGCCGAGATCGTCACCTGGCACGTCGTCGTCGGGGAGTCGGTCGAGATCAACGACACCCTGGTCGAGATCGAGACCGCCAAGTCGATCGTCGAGCTGCCGTCGCCGGCGGCCGGCACCATCGTCGCCGTCCACGTCGACACAGGTACGACCGTCGACGTCGGCACCGTGCTGATCAGCATCGAGGACGGTGTCTCCGCGCCGGTGGCACCGCCGCCCCCGACCGCGGAGCGCGAGGAAGAGCCTCTGGTTCTCGTCGGCAAGGCACCCACCGACGCCGCTCCCCGCCGCCGACGCCTGCGGGCCCGCGAGGACGGGGCGCCGGCGGTGGCCACCGCCGTGGTGCCGCCGCCGGAGCGGACGTCAGCCGGCCGCGGGAGGACGAAGCCGCCCGTGCGCCTCCTGGCGAAGCAGCTCGGCGTCGACCTCTCGACCGTCACACCGTCGTCGGGCGACCTCATCACCCGTGGCGACGTGGAGGCCGCAGCAACCGGCGGTCAGCCGGTCGCGCAGGTGCCGGCGACGGGTCGGGAGACCAGGGTGCCGATCAAGGGCGTCCGCAAGGCGACGGCGGCCGCGATGACCCGGTCCGCGTTCACCGCCCCGCACGTCACGGAGTGGCTGACCGTCGACGTCACCCGCACCATGGACATGGTCCGCCGGTTGAAGGCCGACCGTGCCTGGAACGGGGTCCGCCTGACGCCGCTGGTGTTCGTCGCTCGCGCGTTCCTGCTCGCGATCCGCCGCTTCCCCGACATCAACGCCCGCTGGGACGAGGACGCACAGGAGATCGTCCTGCAGCACTACGTGAACCTCGGCATCGCCGCGGCCACCCCGCGCGGGCTCATGGTGCCCAACATCAAGGACAGCCACACGCTCGACCTGGCCGGCCTGGCCCACGCCCTCGACGATCTGGTCCAGACGGCGAGGGCCGGCAGGACCTCGCCGGAGCAGATGTCCCACGGCACCGTCACGATCACCAACATCGGCGCCTTGGGCGTGGACGCCGGCACGCCGATCCTCAACCCCGGCGAGTCCGCGATCCTCGCGTTCGGCGCGGTGCGGGAGATGCCGTGGGTCGTCGACGGCGAGGTCGTGGTCCGTCAGGTCACCCAGCTCGCGATGTCGTTCGACCACCGTCTCGTCGACGGCGAGCTGGGGTCGAACGTCCTGGCCGAGGTGGGTCGGCTGCTGAGCGATCCGGGGGAGACCTTCCTGTACGTGTGA
- a CDS encoding TetR/AcrR family transcriptional regulator, which produces MTTTAARPSDARDRLLRTAGELFYAEGINTVGVDRVVAEAKVTKATFYRHFPSKEDLVVAYLESVDEQFRQWFDQLAVEHPDPAERLRAFFEGIATYLCGPDFRGCHFINAGAEDARKDSRPRRAVARHREWFRTTVRETLREAGVDRADAVGDQLVALRDGAMVEGYLESPEFAGTVLMKGFDMTVGNPALLG; this is translated from the coding sequence ATGACGACGACAGCGGCCCGTCCCTCCGACGCGAGGGACCGCCTTCTCCGCACCGCGGGTGAGCTCTTCTACGCCGAGGGCATCAACACCGTCGGCGTCGATCGGGTGGTGGCCGAGGCCAAGGTCACGAAGGCGACGTTCTACCGGCACTTCCCGAGCAAGGAAGACCTGGTCGTGGCCTATCTGGAGTCGGTCGACGAGCAGTTCCGGCAGTGGTTCGACCAGCTGGCCGTCGAGCACCCCGACCCGGCCGAGCGGCTGCGGGCGTTCTTCGAGGGCATAGCGACGTACCTGTGCGGGCCGGACTTCCGCGGCTGCCACTTCATCAATGCGGGCGCGGAGGACGCTCGGAAGGACTCGCGCCCCCGACGCGCGGTCGCCCGCCACCGCGAGTGGTTCCGCACGACGGTGCGCGAGACGCTGCGCGAAGCAGGAGTCGACCGTGCCGACGCGGTGGGCGATCAGCTGGTCGCGCTGCGGGACGGAGCGATGGTCGAGGGCTACCTGGAGTCCCCGGAGTTCGCGGGCACGGTGTTGATGAAGGGCTTCGACATGACGGTCGGCAACCCTGCGCTCCTGGGCTGA